In Asanoa sp. WMMD1127, one genomic interval encodes:
- a CDS encoding YkvA family protein, translated as MARTLKRTAAFAALGRALTAGARGGPGLGTRLAALPRMIKATTSGEYDGGLRLALITAATVYVVSPLDFVPEAFLAVFGLVDDLVMVTWLAGSVLSETERFLAWEARQRAVIPGTVAP; from the coding sequence ATGGCTAGGACGTTGAAGCGCACCGCGGCGTTCGCCGCCCTCGGCCGGGCGTTGACGGCCGGCGCCCGGGGCGGCCCAGGGCTCGGCACCCGGCTGGCGGCCCTACCCCGGATGATCAAGGCAACCACCAGCGGGGAGTACGACGGCGGCCTGCGGCTGGCCCTGATCACCGCTGCCACGGTCTACGTGGTCTCCCCGCTCGACTTCGTCCCGGAGGCCTTCCTGGCCGTGTTCGGACTGGTCGACGACCTGGTCATGGTGACCTGGCTGGCCGGCAGCGTGCTGTCCGAGACGGAGCGGTTCCTCGCCTGGGAGGCGCGGCAGAGGGCGGTCATACCCGGCACTGTGGCGCCCTGA
- a CDS encoding SGNH/GDSL hydrolase family protein has product MGAAEAIAWRSAARTVARFTAVGAGVTAFGAVAGAALIVGQAEQARRRIPQAQEPPPRGDGVYGTRFPGPAIEMVVVGDSSAAGYGVHKPRETPGALLATGVSRRLHRAVRLHRHAVVGALSAGLPHQVEAALERTPHPDLAVIIIGGNDVTHRTSTHIAVRHLVNAVRKFRAAGARVVVGTCPDLGTIQPIQPPLRWLAGRWSRQLAAAQTVASVEAGAWTVSLGDLLGPRFAAEPARMFGLDRFHPSAEGYALAAAAMLPTVLAAFGAPDEERVALRAGEGVRSLPQAAQEAARQPGTEVSGTQVAGRDRGPAGRWAQLRRRPAAWFGPVPEGARRLFGNLRGAPPALPLEAARDDAQPSTVEELA; this is encoded by the coding sequence ATGGGGGCAGCCGAGGCAATAGCCTGGCGATCCGCCGCCCGGACGGTCGCGCGGTTCACGGCGGTCGGCGCGGGGGTCACGGCGTTCGGAGCGGTGGCCGGCGCCGCGCTCATAGTCGGGCAGGCCGAACAGGCCCGCCGCCGCATCCCGCAGGCGCAGGAGCCGCCGCCGCGCGGTGACGGCGTCTACGGCACCCGGTTCCCGGGCCCGGCGATCGAGATGGTGGTGGTCGGCGACTCGTCGGCGGCGGGGTACGGCGTACACAAGCCACGCGAGACGCCCGGCGCGCTGCTCGCGACCGGGGTGTCCCGGCGGCTGCACCGGGCGGTCCGGCTGCACCGGCACGCCGTGGTCGGCGCGCTCTCGGCCGGCCTGCCGCACCAGGTGGAGGCGGCGCTCGAGCGCACGCCCCACCCCGACCTGGCCGTCATCATCATCGGCGGCAACGACGTCACCCACCGCACCAGCACCCACATCGCGGTGCGGCACCTGGTCAACGCGGTCCGCAAGTTCCGCGCCGCGGGCGCCCGCGTCGTCGTCGGCACCTGCCCCGACCTCGGCACGATCCAGCCGATCCAGCCGCCGCTGCGCTGGCTCGCCGGCCGGTGGAGCCGCCAGCTCGCGGCCGCGCAGACCGTGGCCAGCGTCGAGGCCGGCGCCTGGACGGTCTCGCTCGGCGACCTGCTCGGCCCCCGGTTCGCGGCGGAGCCGGCCCGGATGTTCGGTCTCGACCGGTTCCACCCGTCGGCCGAGGGCTACGCGCTGGCCGCCGCGGCGATGCTGCCGACCGTGCTGGCCGCGTTCGGCGCGCCCGACGAGGAGCGCGTGGCGCTGCGGGCCGGCGAGGGCGTGCGCTCGCTGCCGCAGGCCGCGCAGGAGGCCGCCCGGCAGCCCGGCACCGAGGTCAGCGGCACCCAGGTCGCCGGTCGCGACCGGGGTCCGGCGGGCCGCTGGGCCCAGCTCCGGCGTCGCCCGGCCGCGTGGTTCGGCCCCGTACCCGAGGGTGCTCGTCGCCTGTTCGGGAACCTACGCGGCGCCCCACCAGCATTACCCTTGGAGGCGGCGCGCGACGACGCGCAGCCGTCCACGGTGGAGGAGTTGGCATGA
- a CDS encoding SGNH/GDSL hydrolase family protein, which yields MTSRGLAARMGRTAAMTMLAGTLGGAALLAGEFVAARNRRYAQPQLGLALRTSVGREGAPEVRMVLLGDSTSLGVGVDSVGDTVGGQLARLLADDAGVRVHLSSVGVSGSRSTDLATQVARALLGERPDLAVILIGANDAAALRRPGESAAYLAAAVRRLRDAGVEVVVGTCPDLGAARAIDQPLRELAGWWGRQTATAQGRAVRAAGGAVVDLAAETGAVFRADAGTLCFDGFHPSADGYRVWAHALLPAVSALAGLGRSPAS from the coding sequence ATGACGTCACGCGGTCTGGCCGCCCGCATGGGCCGCACGGCCGCGATGACCATGCTGGCCGGCACGCTCGGCGGGGCCGCGCTGCTGGCCGGCGAGTTCGTCGCGGCCCGCAACCGCCGCTACGCGCAGCCACAGCTCGGCCTGGCGCTGCGCACCTCGGTCGGCCGCGAAGGCGCGCCCGAGGTCCGCATGGTGCTGCTCGGCGATTCCACATCGCTCGGTGTCGGCGTCGACAGCGTCGGCGACACCGTCGGGGGCCAGCTCGCGCGGCTGCTCGCCGACGACGCCGGTGTGCGCGTGCACCTGTCGTCCGTCGGCGTCTCCGGGTCCCGTTCGACCGACCTCGCCACCCAGGTGGCCCGCGCGCTGCTCGGCGAGCGGCCCGACCTGGCGGTGATTCTGATCGGCGCCAACGACGCGGCCGCGTTGCGCCGGCCGGGCGAGTCTGCGGCCTACCTCGCCGCCGCGGTGCGCCGGTTGCGCGACGCCGGCGTCGAGGTCGTCGTCGGCACCTGCCCCGACCTGGGCGCGGCCCGCGCGATCGACCAGCCGCTGCGCGAGCTGGCGGGCTGGTGGGGCCGCCAGACGGCGACCGCGCAGGGCCGCGCGGTCCGCGCCGCCGGCGGCGCCGTCGTCGACCTGGCCGCCGAGACCGGCGCGGTCTTCCGGGCCGACGCCGGCACGCTCTGCTTCGACGGCTTCCACCCGTCGGCCGACGGCTACCGGGTGTGGGCGCACGCGCTGCTCCCGGCCGTGTCGGCGCTGGCCGGCCTGGGGCGCTCACCGGCGTCCTGA
- a CDS encoding acetyl-CoA C-acetyltransferase, which produces MAIQSDRDAVIVATARSPIGRAVKGSLRELRADDLTATIVRAALDKVPELDPTTIDDLYLGCGLPGGEQGFNMARVVATMLDLDGLPGATVTRYCSSSLQTTRMAFHAIRAGEGDVFISAGVECVSRFARGSSDSLPPEAQELVGGGWENPRFAPARSRSKERAAGGADVWHDPRADGDLPDIYLAMGQTAENLAQVKGVSREEMDEFGVRSQNNAEKAIADGFWAREITPVTTPSGTVVSQDDGPRAGVTLEGVSGLKPVFRPDGRITAGNCCPLNDGAAAVIVMSAGRARDLGIPPLARIVSTGVTALSPEIMGLGPVGASLQALKRAGMTIDDVDLVEINEAFAAQVIPSYQDLNIPIEKLNVMGGAIAVGHPFGMTGARITGTLINSLDWNDKTIGLETMCVGGGQGMAMVLERLS; this is translated from the coding sequence ATGGCCATCCAGTCGGACCGCGACGCCGTCATTGTCGCCACCGCTCGTTCGCCCATCGGTCGGGCTGTCAAAGGTTCGCTGCGCGAGCTGCGGGCCGACGACCTGACGGCCACGATCGTCCGGGCCGCCCTCGACAAGGTCCCCGAGCTCGATCCGACGACGATCGACGACCTCTACCTCGGCTGCGGGCTCCCCGGCGGCGAGCAGGGCTTCAACATGGCCCGCGTGGTCGCCACGATGCTCGACCTCGACGGCCTGCCCGGCGCGACGGTCACCCGCTACTGCTCGTCGTCGCTGCAGACCACGCGGATGGCCTTCCACGCGATCCGCGCCGGCGAGGGCGACGTGTTCATCTCCGCCGGCGTCGAGTGCGTGTCGCGGTTCGCCCGCGGCTCGTCGGACTCGCTGCCGCCCGAGGCCCAGGAGCTGGTCGGCGGCGGCTGGGAGAACCCGCGCTTCGCCCCGGCCCGGTCGCGCTCCAAGGAGCGGGCCGCCGGCGGCGCCGACGTGTGGCACGACCCGCGCGCCGACGGCGACCTCCCCGACATCTACCTCGCGATGGGTCAGACCGCGGAAAACCTCGCCCAGGTCAAGGGCGTGAGCCGCGAGGAGATGGACGAGTTCGGCGTACGCAGCCAGAACAACGCCGAAAAGGCCATCGCCGACGGCTTCTGGGCCCGCGAGATCACGCCGGTGACCACGCCGAGCGGCACGGTCGTGTCGCAGGACGACGGCCCGCGCGCCGGCGTGACGCTGGAGGGCGTCAGCGGCCTCAAGCCCGTCTTCCGCCCCGACGGCCGGATCACCGCCGGCAACTGCTGCCCCCTCAACGACGGCGCCGCCGCGGTCATCGTGATGAGCGCCGGCCGGGCCCGCGACCTGGGCATCCCTCCGCTGGCCCGAATCGTCTCCACCGGCGTCACCGCCCTCTCCCCCGAGATCATGGGCCTGGGCCCGGTCGGCGCGTCGCTGCAGGCCCTGAAGCGCGCCGGCATGACCATCGACGACGTCGACCTCGTCGAGATCAACGAGGCGTTCGCGGCCCAGGTCATCCCGTCCTACCAGGACCTCAACATCCCGATCGAAAAGCTCAACGTCATGGGCGGCGCGATCGCGGTAGGCCACCCCTTCGGCATGACCGGCGCCCGCATCACCGGCACGCTGATCAACTCTCTCGACTGGAACGACAAGACCATCGGCCTGGAAACGATGTGCGTCGGCGGCGGCCAGGGCATGGCGATGGTTCTGGAGCGGCTGAGCTGA
- a CDS encoding ABC transporter substrate-binding protein: protein MSLLPAATEIVHALGLADDLVGVTFECEVTAPARPAVIVGGRDTKGMTPAEIDAYVRSTPPGDLYTLHADALADLEPDLILTQDLCRVCALPSGRVADALDHLGCRADVLTLDPHTLAEVLDSIQSVGERAGAPAVAAALVASLRGRLSAVAAAVSGLRRPRVALIEWIDPPFGAGHWIPDLIAAAGGAPVAAHPGARSTATTWPAIQTAAPDVVVVAPCGYDLPGAADQARTIAEHFRDVPIWAIDADALIVRPGPRLIDGVEALAAILHPTAAPTPPPNRITRVA, encoded by the coding sequence GTGTCCCTGCTGCCCGCGGCCACCGAGATCGTCCACGCCCTCGGCCTGGCCGACGACCTGGTCGGCGTGACCTTCGAGTGCGAGGTCACCGCCCCCGCGCGGCCGGCGGTGATCGTCGGCGGTCGCGACACCAAGGGCATGACCCCTGCCGAGATCGACGCGTACGTCCGCTCGACGCCACCGGGCGACCTCTACACGCTGCACGCCGACGCGCTGGCCGACCTCGAACCGGACCTGATCCTGACCCAGGACCTGTGCCGGGTCTGCGCGCTCCCGTCCGGCCGGGTCGCGGACGCCCTGGACCACCTGGGCTGCCGGGCGGACGTGCTCACCCTGGACCCGCACACCCTCGCGGAGGTCCTCGACTCGATCCAGTCGGTCGGCGAACGCGCGGGCGCTCCGGCGGTGGCCGCCGCCCTGGTGGCGTCGCTGCGCGGGCGGCTGTCGGCGGTGGCCGCCGCGGTGTCGGGCCTTCGGCGGCCGCGGGTCGCGCTGATCGAGTGGATCGACCCGCCGTTCGGGGCGGGCCACTGGATTCCGGACCTGATCGCCGCGGCCGGCGGCGCCCCGGTGGCGGCGCACCCCGGCGCCCGTTCCACGGCCACCACCTGGCCGGCCATCCAGACCGCGGCCCCGGACGTGGTGGTCGTGGCCCCGTGCGGCTACGACCTGCCGGGCGCGGCGGACCAGGCTCGCACGATCGCGGAACACTTCCGGGACGTTCCGATCTGGGCGATCGACGCCGACGCCCTGATCGTCCGCCCGGGCCCCCGCCTGATCGACGGCGTCGAAGCCCTCGCGGCGATCCTCCACCCGACCGCCGCCCCGACCCCACCCCCGAACCGCATCACGCGCGTCGCCTAA
- a CDS encoding Bax inhibitor-1/YccA family protein, which produces MKTSNPVLAGLGREAERSATGPYGQPGHAQPYPAGTGAYPAAPPAVRPMSIDDVVIKTVALLAIVGVAAAAAWNLIPDSLLFPAWIGAAVVGLVLGLVISFMRMANPALIVTYAVVEGVFVGLVSKFYEEIAGYRGIVLQAVVATFGVFFLMAMLYKAKVIRATPRFVKFMVAALAGVFAVIMINLLLSLFGFNTGLRDNGALGIGFSLVCIVIASLSFILSFHEVEEGVRMGLPERYSWVAAFGILVSLIWLYLEVLRLLSFLQGDD; this is translated from the coding sequence GTGAAGACGTCCAACCCGGTGCTGGCGGGGCTGGGCCGGGAGGCGGAGCGTTCCGCCACCGGACCTTACGGCCAGCCGGGGCACGCACAGCCGTACCCCGCGGGCACGGGGGCCTACCCGGCCGCACCGCCCGCGGTACGACCGATGTCGATCGACGACGTCGTCATCAAGACTGTCGCACTGCTCGCGATCGTCGGCGTCGCCGCCGCCGCCGCGTGGAACCTCATTCCGGATTCGCTGCTGTTCCCGGCCTGGATCGGCGCCGCGGTCGTCGGCCTCGTGCTCGGCCTGGTCATCTCGTTCATGCGCATGGCCAACCCCGCGCTGATCGTCACGTACGCCGTGGTCGAGGGCGTGTTCGTCGGTCTGGTCAGCAAGTTCTACGAGGAGATCGCCGGCTACCGGGGCATCGTCCTGCAGGCCGTGGTCGCCACGTTCGGCGTCTTCTTCCTGATGGCCATGCTCTACAAGGCCAAGGTCATCCGGGCCACGCCGCGGTTCGTCAAGTTCATGGTCGCGGCGCTGGCGGGCGTCTTCGCGGTCATCATGATCAACCTGCTGCTGTCGCTGTTCGGCTTCAACACCGGTTTGCGCGACAACGGCGCCCTGGGCATCGGGTTCAGCCTGGTCTGCATCGTGATCGCGTCGCTGAGCTTCATCCTCAGCTTCCACGAGGTCGAAGAGGGCGTCCGGATGGGCCTGCCCGAGCGCTACTCGTGGGTGGCGGCGTTCGGCATCCTGGTCAGCCTGATCTGGCTCTACCTCGAGGTGCTCCGCCTCCTGAGCTTCCTGCAAGGCGACGACTGA
- a CDS encoding Bax inhibitor-1/YccA family protein, whose amino-acid sequence MQSSNPVLSHLDDTARTERQVLGQAPATRAMTVDDVVVRTVALLLLTTAVAAVAWFTIHGGAALRFGIIGGSIGGLVLVLVISFRRITNPWVISLYAILQGVLLGVASRGFEELYPGIVIQAVVGTLGVFLGMAVLYRARIIRATPRFTRFVIGALIGVVVLGFANLIVFWVSGRQGLEVYTQSGEVGWIPYVFAIVCIGVGALTFILDFNAVEQGVRYGLPQRYAWYCAFGMLVGLIYLYWQILRLLSYIRR is encoded by the coding sequence ATGCAGAGTTCGAACCCGGTCCTCAGCCACCTCGACGACACGGCCCGCACGGAGCGCCAGGTGCTCGGGCAGGCACCGGCCACCCGGGCGATGACCGTCGACGACGTGGTCGTCCGCACGGTCGCCCTGCTCCTGCTGACCACCGCCGTCGCCGCGGTCGCCTGGTTCACCATCCACGGCGGCGCGGCGCTGCGCTTCGGCATCATCGGCGGCTCGATCGGCGGCCTCGTGCTCGTCCTGGTGATCAGCTTCCGGCGGATCACCAACCCGTGGGTGATCAGCCTCTACGCGATCCTCCAGGGCGTGCTGCTCGGCGTGGCCAGCCGTGGCTTCGAGGAGCTCTATCCCGGCATCGTGATCCAGGCGGTGGTCGGCACCCTGGGGGTGTTCCTCGGCATGGCGGTGCTCTACCGGGCGCGGATCATCCGGGCCACACCCCGGTTCACCCGCTTCGTGATCGGCGCGCTGATCGGCGTCGTGGTGCTCGGCTTCGCCAACCTGATCGTGTTCTGGGTCAGCGGCCGGCAGGGCCTCGAGGTCTACACCCAGTCCGGCGAGGTCGGCTGGATCCCGTACGTCTTCGCGATCGTCTGCATCGGCGTCGGCGCGCTCACCTTCATCCTCGACTTCAACGCCGTCGAGCAGGGCGTCCGCTACGGCCTCCCGCAGCGCTACGCCTGGTACTGCGCGTTCGGCATGCTGGTCGGCCTGATCTACCTCTACTGGCAGATCCTCCGCCTGCTCAGCTACATCCGGCGCTAG
- a CDS encoding PadR family transcriptional regulator — protein sequence MDTTQLLKGVLDLAVLAVLKDEDGYGYDILRRLRAAGLDEVGDASVYGTLRRLFQAGLLTTYVVPSEEGPHRKYYGLNAAGRDQLHRAGKTWRTFASTMDALLDDRGVAA from the coding sequence GTGGACACCACCCAGCTGCTCAAGGGGGTGCTCGACCTCGCCGTGCTGGCCGTTCTCAAGGACGAGGACGGTTACGGCTACGACATCCTGCGCCGGCTGCGTGCCGCCGGCCTCGACGAGGTCGGCGACGCCTCCGTCTACGGCACCCTGCGCCGGCTCTTCCAGGCCGGGCTCCTCACCACCTATGTCGTGCCGAGCGAGGAGGGGCCGCACCGCAAGTACTACGGCCTCAACGCCGCCGGCCGCGACCAGCTGCACCGCGCCGGCAAGACCTGGCGCACCTTCGCGTCCACCATGGACGCCCTGCTCGACGATCGGGGGGTAGCGGCGTGA
- a CDS encoding dienelactone hydrolase family protein, protein MGTKISYPSHGTTAEGYLALPAGADAGTPGVIVLHEWWGLVPHITAIADRFAEAGFVALAPDLYRGESTGDPETARRLASNLPLDRTAADITGAAEFLADRPEVTGEIGAVGFSIGGSFALWAPALSDKVTAGVGFYPSLPWSLLNPDWSRYAGKHAVIHCAEEDGASTADGVRTAADAIQAAGGSVKLYDYPGSRHSFFNDDRPESYDRVDAVTSWARTIETVRRLAPTVV, encoded by the coding sequence ATGGGTACGAAGATCAGCTACCCGAGCCACGGAACCACCGCCGAGGGCTACCTCGCCCTGCCGGCCGGGGCCGACGCCGGCACGCCCGGAGTGATCGTCCTGCACGAGTGGTGGGGGCTCGTCCCGCACATCACCGCGATCGCCGACCGGTTCGCCGAGGCCGGTTTCGTCGCCCTGGCGCCCGACCTCTATCGGGGCGAGTCGACCGGTGACCCCGAGACCGCGCGGCGGCTGGCGTCCAACCTGCCCCTCGACCGCACGGCCGCCGACATCACCGGCGCCGCCGAGTTCCTCGCCGACCGCCCCGAGGTCACCGGCGAGATCGGCGCGGTCGGCTTCAGCATCGGCGGCAGCTTCGCCCTCTGGGCGCCGGCCCTCTCCGACAAGGTCACCGCCGGCGTCGGCTTCTACCCGTCGCTGCCGTGGTCGCTGCTCAACCCCGACTGGTCCCGCTACGCCGGCAAGCACGCGGTCATCCACTGCGCCGAGGAAGACGGCGCGTCGACCGCCGATGGCGTGCGCACGGCCGCCGACGCGATCCAGGCGGCGGGCGGCTCCGTGAAGCTCTACGACTACCCGGGCAGCCGGCACTCGTTCTTCAACGACGACCGCCCCGAGAGCTACGACCGGGTCGACGCCGTGACGTCCTGGGCGCGCACGATCGAGACCGTGCGGAGGTTGGCACCCACGGTGGTGTAA
- a CDS encoding uracil-DNA glycosylase: MEVRSPDEVVTRAAGSADLAALDAAVCDCFACPRLVAWREEVAATKRAAFRDWTYWGRPVPGFGPADARIAILGLAPAAHGGNRTGRIFTGDRSGDVLFAALHRAGLANQPTSVSVDDGLTLHDLRVFASVRCAPPDNKPTPIERDTCAPWLWRELELVKPTVRVVVALGAFAWAAWWPAMSRVYGRTPPSPRPAFGHGAHWTSPDGGVPHLLGCYHVSQQNTFTGRLTPTMLDEIFARAKELAGGA; the protein is encoded by the coding sequence GTGGAGGTGCGCTCCCCCGACGAGGTCGTCACACGCGCGGCCGGCTCGGCCGACCTGGCCGCGCTCGACGCCGCCGTGTGTGACTGCTTCGCCTGCCCGCGGCTGGTCGCCTGGCGCGAGGAGGTGGCCGCGACCAAGCGGGCCGCCTTCCGCGACTGGACCTACTGGGGCCGGCCGGTGCCGGGCTTCGGTCCCGCCGACGCCCGGATCGCGATCCTCGGACTCGCGCCGGCCGCCCACGGGGGCAACCGCACCGGCCGCATCTTCACCGGCGACCGCTCCGGCGACGTGCTGTTCGCGGCGCTGCACCGGGCTGGCCTCGCCAACCAGCCGACCAGCGTCTCCGTCGACGACGGGCTCACGCTGCACGACCTGCGCGTATTCGCGTCGGTGCGGTGCGCGCCGCCGGACAACAAGCCCACGCCGATCGAGCGCGACACCTGCGCGCCCTGGCTCTGGCGCGAGCTCGAGCTGGTAAAACCGACGGTGCGGGTCGTCGTCGCGCTCGGGGCGTTCGCCTGGGCCGCGTGGTGGCCCGCCATGAGCAGGGTCTACGGTCGGACGCCGCCCAGTCCGCGCCCGGCCTTCGGCCATGGGGCACACTGGACGAGCCCGGACGGTGGAGTTCCGCACCTGCTCGGGTGTTACCACGTCAGCCAGCAGAACACCTTCACCGGCCGGCTGACGCCCACCATGCTCGACGAGATCTTCGCTCGGGCCAAGGAGCTGGCCGGGGGGGCATAG
- a CDS encoding DUF4129 domain-containing protein yields MDLASLRRWWPLALVVGLLGLAALAAGHSSLQIGQVEASTETQQAPGGQEDFSTPIAPTFPPTPEEVAAAEPNELPGWLAPAAAVLCAAVVLAVIVVVVWILVRDGLRRLRRRPVKYHEDQLPAAPNADQVVAAVDAGLTDLSDTDGDPRRAVIACWLRLEQAAAAAGTPRQVGDSPTDLVARLLHAHQISADVLAALADVYREARYATHAVDDRMRTQARSALQRIRTELTSEVAA; encoded by the coding sequence ATGGATCTCGCGTCCCTGCGCCGCTGGTGGCCGCTCGCGCTCGTCGTGGGCCTGCTCGGCCTCGCCGCACTGGCCGCCGGCCACTCGTCGCTGCAGATCGGTCAGGTCGAGGCGAGCACCGAGACGCAGCAGGCGCCCGGTGGGCAGGAAGACTTCAGCACCCCGATCGCGCCGACGTTCCCGCCCACGCCCGAAGAGGTCGCGGCGGCCGAGCCCAACGAGCTGCCCGGCTGGCTCGCGCCGGCCGCCGCCGTGCTGTGCGCGGCGGTCGTACTCGCCGTAATCGTGGTGGTGGTCTGGATCCTGGTCCGCGACGGGCTGCGCCGGTTGCGCCGCCGCCCGGTCAAATACCACGAGGACCAGCTGCCGGCCGCGCCCAACGCCGACCAGGTCGTCGCCGCCGTCGACGCCGGCCTGACCGACCTCTCCGACACCGACGGCGACCCGCGCCGCGCCGTGATCGCCTGCTGGCTGCGGCTCGAGCAGGCGGCCGCCGCGGCCGGCACGCCCCGGCAGGTCGGCGACAGCCCCACCGACCTGGTCGCCCGCCTGCTGCACGCCCACCAGATCAGCGCCGACGTGCTGGCCGCGCTGGCCGACGTCTACCGCGAGGCGCGCTACGCCACCCACGCCGTCGACGACCGGATGCGCACCCAGGCCCGCTCGGCCCTGCAGCGCATCCGCACCGAGCTGACCAGCGAAGTGGCGGCATGA
- a CDS encoding MoxR family ATPase, whose amino-acid sequence MKDLVPVPVYEVGRLARAVLDSVGNVVVGKRDALELVLAGILAGGHVLLEDLPGLGKTLTARSFAQALGLDFRRLQFTPDLLPADVTGSFLYDQRRADFSFRAGPVFTNLLLADEINRTPPKTQAALLEAMQEKQVSVEGVTYRLDPPFHVLATANPIEYEGTYPLPEAQLDRFLLRVSFGYPTRDEEWDVLQRRMSRRQEEAELTPVVDAGTLRGMQAAIEDVAVEDSIGRYIVDLTAATREHSSVLVGASPRGSLALLLLARAKAVLAGRDFVVPEDVKEVALPALAHRITLRPEMWLRRVDPSFVVAEVLDQTPAPASGALPSYNAMTDTNPGVRLAEVPPSRHA is encoded by the coding sequence ATGAAAGACCTGGTGCCGGTGCCCGTCTACGAGGTCGGCCGGTTGGCCCGGGCGGTGCTCGACTCGGTCGGCAACGTGGTGGTCGGCAAGCGCGACGCGCTCGAGCTGGTGCTGGCCGGCATCCTGGCCGGCGGCCACGTGCTGCTCGAAGACCTGCCGGGCCTCGGCAAGACGCTGACCGCCCGGTCCTTCGCGCAGGCCCTCGGCCTCGACTTCCGGCGCCTGCAGTTCACCCCCGACCTGCTGCCCGCCGACGTGACCGGCTCGTTCCTCTACGACCAGCGGCGCGCCGACTTCAGCTTCCGGGCCGGCCCCGTGTTCACCAACCTGCTGCTGGCCGACGAGATCAACCGGACGCCGCCGAAGACGCAGGCCGCGCTGCTCGAGGCCATGCAGGAGAAGCAGGTCTCGGTCGAGGGCGTCACCTACCGGCTGGACCCGCCGTTCCACGTGCTCGCGACCGCCAACCCGATCGAGTACGAGGGCACCTACCCGCTGCCCGAGGCCCAGCTCGACCGGTTCCTGCTGCGGGTCTCGTTCGGCTACCCGACCCGCGACGAGGAGTGGGACGTGCTGCAGCGGCGGATGTCCCGCCGCCAGGAAGAGGCCGAGCTGACGCCGGTCGTCGACGCCGGCACGCTGCGCGGCATGCAGGCCGCGATCGAGGACGTGGCGGTCGAGGACTCGATCGGGCGCTACATCGTCGACCTGACCGCGGCCACCCGCGAGCACTCGTCGGTGCTGGTCGGCGCGTCCCCGCGTGGCTCGCTGGCGCTGCTGCTGCTGGCCCGGGCGAAGGCGGTGCTGGCCGGCCGCGACTTCGTGGTGCCCGAGGACGTCAAGGAGGTCGCGCTGCCCGCGCTGGCCCACCGCATCACGTTGCGCCCGGAGATGTGGCTGCGCCGGGTCGACCCGTCGTTCGTCGTCGCCGAGGTGCTCGACCAGACGCCCGCGCCGGCCAGTGGCGCGCTGCCGAGCTACAACGCGATGACCGACACCAACCCCGGCGTACGCCTGGCCGAAGTTCCGCCGTCCCGGCACGCGTAA